Proteins from a genomic interval of Treponema brennaborense DSM 12168:
- a CDS encoding IS110 family transposase, whose product MNRIVYIGMDVHKDTYSLCSFDSHENYMFSETTIKSETTAVLAYIKTIENRFKDDDVMVVCGYEAGPTGFSLCRELQKKNISCVVMAPSSLPKSTDDKKKKTDKIDARQLALHLAHNTYKSVNVLTPEMETIKELTRTRATALKAQKRAKQILLSFLLRKGMVYPYGNRSKYWTQKFYAWLKTLEFTNDIERYSFEEYLSEVNHQMSRVSRLDDKIAEIAETPLIKDDVKKLCCFSGISILTAVTLISEVEDFNRFEKATYFASYLGLCPGIHASGLSSQNRGITKAGNKHLRCLLIEAAQSMSHSQLCGKKSLRLLARQKDMNPLIVFYADKATERIKRKRNSMIFRGVNPNKATTAAAREMACFIWGMMTNNIA is encoded by the coding sequence ATAGAATAGTTTATATTGGAATGGATGTCCATAAGGACACGTACAGTCTTTGCAGTTTTGACTCTCATGAAAACTATATGTTTTCAGAGACAACGATTAAATCAGAGACTACTGCAGTACTTGCATATATTAAGACGATCGAAAATCGTTTTAAGGATGATGATGTGATGGTCGTCTGCGGATACGAGGCAGGGCCAACTGGATTTTCATTATGTCGAGAGCTCCAAAAGAAAAATATATCCTGCGTTGTTATGGCGCCATCATCACTGCCTAAATCGACAGATGATAAAAAAAAAAAAACTGATAAAATCGATGCTCGTCAGCTCGCCCTGCATTTAGCTCATAACACCTATAAATCAGTGAACGTCTTAACGCCAGAAATGGAAACGATTAAGGAATTAACCCGAACCAGAGCTACCGCATTGAAAGCCCAAAAGAGAGCAAAGCAAATTTTGCTGTCCTTCTTACTGAGAAAAGGCATGGTATATCCCTATGGCAACAGATCTAAATACTGGACGCAAAAGTTTTATGCTTGGCTCAAGACTCTCGAGTTCACTAATGATATCGAACGCTACTCTTTTGAAGAATATCTTTCCGAGGTCAATCACCAAATGAGCAGGGTATCCAGGCTCGATGACAAAATCGCAGAAATTGCGGAAACCCCCTTAATCAAAGATGACGTTAAAAAACTATGCTGTTTCAGCGGTATCAGCATTCTTACCGCCGTAACTCTTATTTCTGAGGTCGAAGACTTCAATCGTTTTGAAAAGGCAACGTATTTCGCAAGCTATCTTGGTTTATGTCCGGGTATTCATGCAAGTGGTTTATCAAGCCAAAACAGGGGAATCACAAAGGCAGGAAATAAACACTTGCGATGTCTATTGATCGAGGCCGCACAATCCATGAGCCACTCGCAGTTATGCGGGAAAAAATCGCTTCGTTTATTAGCGCGGCAGAAAGACATGAATCCTTTGATTGTTTTCTATGCCGATAAAGCCACCGAACGTATCAAACGAAAAAGGAACTCAATGATTTTTCGTGGTGTCAACCCAAACAAAGCGACGACTGCAGCCGCCCGTGAAATGGCCTGTTTTATTTGGGGAATGATGACGAATAATATTGCATAA